The Triticum aestivum cultivar Chinese Spring chromosome 3A, IWGSC CS RefSeq v2.1, whole genome shotgun sequence genome includes a region encoding these proteins:
- the LOC123058437 gene encoding zinc finger A20 and AN1 domain-containing stress-associated protein 2: MEQRSKNPDQLPLPCASGCGFFGSPDTGGLCSKCFRDSLRRAEAQAQLQASAEPQAAAATSKEAEEEGARRAKARGRCASCGRKVGLMGFECRCGGVFCGEHRYSDRHDCCYDYRGAGRDAISQANPVVRADKVDKF; this comes from the coding sequence ATGGAGCAGCGGAGCAAGAATCCGGATCAGCTCCCGCTCCCCTGCGCCAGCGGCTGCGGCTTCTTCGGCTCCCCGGACACCGGCGGCCTCTGCTCCAAGTGCTTCCGCGACAGCCTCCGCCGCGCCGAGGCCCAGGCCCAGCTGCAGGCGTCCGCGGAGCcccaagcggcggcggcgacgtccaaggaggcggaggaggagggggcgaggaGGGCAAAGGCAAGGGGCAGGTGCGCGTCGTGCGGGAGGAAGGTGGGCCTGATGGGGTTCGAGTGCCGGTGCGGCGGCGTGTTCTGCGGCGAGCACCGCTACTCGGACCGGCACGACTGCTGCTACGACTACAGGGGCGCCGGCCGCGACGCCATCTCCCAGGCCAACCCCGTCGTCAGGGCTGACAAGGTCGACAAGTTCTGA